In the genome of Telluria beijingensis, one region contains:
- the metK gene encoding methionine adenosyltransferase, translating to MSNDYLFTSESVSEGHPDKVADQISDAILDAILEQDPTARVAAETLCNTGLVVLAGEITTHANVDYISVARNTIKRIGYDNTDFGIDYKGCAVMVCYDKQSPDIAQGVDEGAGIDLDQGAGDQGLMFGYACDETPELMPAAIYYSHRLVERQSQLRKDGRLPWLRPDAKSQVTLRYVDGRPVAVDTVVLSTQHHPDVTHSQIEEAVIEEIIKPTLPREWLEKTRFLVNPTGRFVIGGPQGDCGLTGRKIIVDTYGGAAPHGGGAFSGKDPSKVDRSAAYAARYVAKNIVAAGLARQCQVQVSYAIGVARPINITVYTEGTGVISDEKIAALVNEHFDLRPKGIVQMLDLLRPIYCKTAAYGHFGREEPEFTWERTDKAAALRAAAGLA from the coding sequence ATGTCGAACGACTACCTCTTTACTTCCGAATCCGTGTCCGAAGGGCATCCGGACAAGGTCGCTGACCAGATTTCCGACGCCATCCTCGACGCCATCCTCGAGCAAGACCCGACCGCGCGCGTCGCCGCCGAAACCCTGTGCAATACCGGCCTGGTCGTGCTGGCCGGCGAGATCACCACCCACGCCAACGTCGACTATATCTCGGTGGCGCGCAATACCATCAAGCGCATCGGCTACGACAACACCGATTTCGGCATCGACTACAAGGGCTGCGCCGTGATGGTCTGCTATGACAAGCAGTCCCCCGACATCGCCCAGGGCGTCGACGAAGGCGCCGGCATCGACCTCGACCAGGGCGCCGGCGACCAGGGCCTGATGTTCGGCTATGCCTGCGACGAAACGCCAGAACTGATGCCGGCCGCCATCTATTATTCGCACCGCCTGGTCGAGCGCCAGTCGCAGCTGCGCAAGGATGGCCGCCTGCCATGGCTGCGTCCGGACGCCAAGTCGCAAGTCACCCTGCGCTACGTCGACGGCCGTCCGGTGGCCGTGGACACCGTGGTGCTCTCGACCCAGCACCACCCCGACGTCACCCATTCGCAGATCGAAGAAGCGGTGATCGAAGAGATCATCAAGCCGACCCTGCCGCGCGAGTGGCTCGAGAAAACCCGCTTCCTGGTCAACCCGACCGGCCGCTTCGTCATCGGCGGCCCGCAGGGCGATTGCGGCCTGACCGGCCGCAAGATCATCGTCGACACCTACGGCGGCGCGGCCCCGCACGGCGGCGGCGCGTTCTCGGGCAAGGATCCGTCGAAGGTCGACCGCTCGGCCGCCTACGCCGCGCGCTACGTCGCCAAGAACATCGTCGCCGCCGGCCTGGCGCGCCAGTGCCAGGTGCAGGTCAGCTACGCGATCGGCGTGGCGCGTCCGATCAATATCACCGTGTACACCGAAGGCACCGGCGTGATCTCGGACGAGAAGATCGCGGCCCTGGTCAACGAGCACTTCGACCTGCGCCCGAAAGGCATCGTGCAGATGCTCGACCTGCTGCGCCCGATCTATTGCAAGACCGCGGCCTACGGCCACTTCGGCCGCGAAGAGCCGGAGTTCACCTGGGAGCGCACCGACAAGGCGGCGGCGCTGCGCGCGGCGGCTGGCCTGGCGTAA
- a CDS encoding lysophospholipid acyltransferase family protein, whose product MDMLVVIFRILSVFPLSFLHALGAALGWLVYWLSPSYKRRLRANLAQAGYDAYWKQAVSEAGKAAIELAFVWCANPERVARHATVENWELVQEKLDAGRGIVFLTPHLGCFEMTAQQIALKTALTVMYRPPRKDALRPLVEGARARHNLHLAPANLSGVRILAKTLKSGQPIGLLPDQVPQEGEGVWAPFFGRNAYTMTLPAKLAQLGKADILLVYAERRPGGAGYIVRFVPFDGDLSGSAADQAAAINRAMEQLIARAPSQYFWSYNRYKQPEGVAGPEGEVAP is encoded by the coding sequence ATCGACATGCTTGTAGTAATTTTCCGAATATTATCTGTTTTCCCCTTGTCCTTCCTGCACGCCCTGGGCGCGGCGCTGGGCTGGCTGGTGTACTGGCTGTCGCCATCGTACAAGCGCCGCCTGCGCGCCAACCTGGCCCAGGCCGGCTATGACGCGTACTGGAAACAGGCCGTGTCCGAGGCCGGCAAGGCCGCGATCGAGCTTGCCTTCGTGTGGTGCGCCAATCCGGAACGGGTTGCCAGGCATGCCACGGTGGAAAACTGGGAACTGGTCCAGGAAAAACTCGACGCAGGCCGCGGCATTGTGTTCCTGACGCCACACCTGGGCTGCTTCGAAATGACGGCGCAGCAGATCGCGCTCAAGACGGCGTTGACGGTCATGTATCGTCCGCCGCGCAAGGACGCGCTCAGGCCGCTGGTCGAAGGCGCGCGCGCGCGCCACAACCTGCACCTGGCGCCGGCCAACCTGTCCGGCGTGCGCATCCTGGCCAAGACCCTCAAGAGCGGCCAGCCGATCGGCCTGCTGCCCGACCAGGTGCCGCAGGAAGGCGAAGGCGTGTGGGCGCCCTTCTTCGGCCGCAACGCCTACACGATGACCCTGCCGGCCAAGCTGGCCCAGCTGGGCAAGGCCGACATCCTGCTGGTGTATGCCGAGCGGCGTCCGGGCGGCGCCGGCTATATCGTGCGCTTCGTGCCGTTCGACGGCGATTTGAGTGGTTCGGCGGCCGACCAGGCGGCGGCGATCAACCGCGCCATGGAGCAACTGATCGCACGCGCGCCAAGCCAGTATTTCTGGAGCTACAACCGCTACAAGCAGCCGGAAGGCGTGGCCGGTCCCGAGGGCGAGGTCGCGCCATGA
- a CDS encoding lipid A biosynthesis acyltransferase, with the protein MRLLLGILWLLHFLPLPILGRIGESIGSLMFVIMGRRRHIALTNLRLTMPELDEKERRRIAHRHFRAYARSIVERSILWWAPEERVRNLIQVEPAVPQAAMEAGPTILLCPHFVCLDVAGVASRVIPVCSMYVPQKNEAFDRLLRHGRERYGPVRLVTRKEGIKPILRALRDGLPYFMLPDMDFGEKDAEFVPFFGVQAATLTALGRIAATTGAKVIPVIATYLPDYQGWRVRFYPAWEDYPGDDMVEATRRMNAFIEERVREAPEQYFWTHKRFKTRPPGEASLYD; encoded by the coding sequence ATGAGGCTCCTGCTTGGCATCCTGTGGCTGCTGCATTTCCTGCCGCTGCCCATCCTGGGCCGCATCGGCGAATCGATCGGCAGCCTGATGTTCGTGATCATGGGCCGGCGCCGCCATATCGCGCTGACCAATCTGCGCCTGACCATGCCGGAGCTGGACGAGAAGGAACGGCGCCGCATCGCGCACCGCCACTTCCGCGCCTACGCGCGCAGCATCGTCGAGCGCTCGATCCTGTGGTGGGCGCCCGAGGAGCGCGTGCGCAACCTGATCCAGGTCGAGCCGGCGGTGCCGCAGGCCGCGATGGAGGCCGGCCCCACGATTCTGCTGTGCCCGCACTTCGTGTGCCTGGACGTGGCCGGCGTCGCCTCGCGCGTGATCCCCGTGTGCAGCATGTACGTGCCGCAAAAGAACGAAGCCTTCGACCGCCTGCTGCGCCATGGCCGCGAACGCTACGGCCCGGTGCGCCTGGTGACGCGCAAGGAAGGCATCAAGCCGATCCTGCGCGCGCTGCGCGACGGCCTGCCCTATTTCATGTTGCCGGACATGGATTTCGGCGAGAAGGATGCCGAATTCGTGCCCTTCTTCGGCGTGCAGGCCGCGACCCTGACCGCGCTCGGCCGCATCGCCGCGACCACGGGCGCCAAGGTGATCCCGGTGATCGCCACCTACCTGCCGGACTACCAGGGCTGGCGCGTGCGTTTCTATCCCGCGTGGGAAGACTATCCGGGCGACGACATGGTCGAAGCGACCCGGCGCATGAACGCCTTCATCGAAGAGCGCGTGCGCGAGGCGCCGGAGCAATACTTCTGGACCCATAAACGCTTCAAGACCCGGCCGCCGGGTGAAGCTTCGCTGTACGATTGA